From Candidatus Methylomirabilota bacterium, a single genomic window includes:
- the merF gene encoding mercury resistance system transport protein MerF, with product MWRDRWLALGVIGAAFACLVCVTPLAVVALGAIGLGAWAGRLDAVLLPVLVVFLALAVYRYRVACRRAP from the coding sequence ATGTGGCGTGATCGCTGGCTCGCCCTTGGTGTGATCGGAGCGGCATTCGCGTGTCTCGTCTGCGTCACGCCGCTCGCCGTCGTGGCCCTCGGCGCTATCGGGTTGGGCGCGTGGGCCGGGCGGCTCGATGCCGTCCTGCTGCCCGTGCTCGTCGTGTTCCTGGCGCTCGCGGTGTATCGCTACCGCGTGGCCTGTCGGAGGGCGCCATGA
- a CDS encoding glutaredoxin family protein: MPNRQITVYWSTTUQSCHAAKEFLSSRGIEFTAKNVAEDATAREELIAKTGRMAVPVITVDDQVIVGFDRGRLQRLLGL; the protein is encoded by the coding sequence AATCGGCAGATAACGGTCTATTGGTCCACCACCTGACAGTCCTGTCACGCGGCGAAAGAGTTTCTTTCGTCTCGCGGTATCGAGTTCACCGCCAAGAACGTCGCGGAGGACGCCACGGCCCGCGAGGAGTTGATCGCCAAGACGGGGCGGATGGCCGTTCCGGTGATCACTGTGGACGATCAGGTCATCGTCGGCTTCGACCGTGGCCGCTTGCAGCGGCTCTTGGGGCTGTGA
- a CDS encoding metal-binding (seleno)protein: MNRRASLLALLLGLILVAGAAPASTSTIVLNVDGMTUGTUPIAVKKALLGLKGVSRADVSLRAKEAIVVFDPTQVTVEQMVEAVNRLGFRASIKGSPPPTGH; this comes from the coding sequence ATGAATCGCCGCGCGTCGCTCCTGGCGCTCCTCCTCGGACTCATCCTCGTCGCGGGCGCGGCGCCGGCCTCGACTTCGACGATCGTCCTCAACGTGGACGGCATGACCTGAGGCACCTGACCCATCGCGGTCAAGAAGGCCCTGTTAGGGCTGAAGGGTGTCAGTCGAGCGGACGTAAGCCTTCGGGCCAAAGAAGCGATCGTGGTGTTCGACCCCACGCAGGTCACGGTGGAGCAGATGGTCGAGGCGGTCAATCGCCTGGGCTTTCGGGCATCGATCAAAGGATCGCCACCGCCGACCGGGCACTGA